The Hujiaoplasma nucleasis DNA window GTTGATTTACCTGAACCATTATGTCCTAAAACCGCTACCCATTCACCTTTTTCAATATTAACAGATATATCATTTAGAACTTTATGATTTTTTGAATATGAAAAATTTAATTTATTAATCTCTATATAGCTCATAAACATCACCTCAATTATTATATCAAAATACAATTGAAATTGCTATTGGAGTCACTCTAATATAATTCATTTTTTAAATCTCTTAATGCAACAATACCTAAAAATTTTTCTGTTTTTATACCATTCTCTGTTACTAGGAGCAATAACAATTGATGTTTGCCTTTAAAATCTTGAGTGAAGATATCATAGGCTTGATCAATAGATAAATTCCTAGGTATAAATTTAAAATATGCTCTCGGCTTTCCATCAAGATCAATCACTTCATGCATTTCCTTAATGAACATTTCTTTATCAATAATTCTATCAGAAATACTTAGATAATCAAAAATCGTCTTTTCAGTAAACATACCTACAAATTGATGATTATTTATAATCGGAATTGCATTGTAACCTTTATTAGCAATTAACTCAATAACATCTTTTAATCTATCTTGATAGTCTTTTGTCTGTAAATGGCTATAAGGAGTCATTATCTGATCAACCCTTTTTGCTTTACTTATTCTGTCTACCAAGTTAGAAAACTCATTTAAAAATTCATCACTTGGAACAATAATATTGTTGTTGTGAGCGACAATATTTCTGATTTCTCCTGCTTTTTTTAGGATATCAAAATAATGTTCATTTTGCATAATTGGTTCTAACTTATGGTTTTTTATATAAAATATCTTTTTTGAATAAGATGTATATGATGGATTATCATTAAAATATTTAATTCTTAAATAAGTATCCAATTGATTATATATTTCTATAAACTTATCTTCTTTATTCAAGTTTGCCTCCTAAAGAGTAAAAAAGTATCGATCACTCGATACTTTTACATTCTTATACTAATTCAATAATAGCCATTGGACTTGCATCGCCTAAGCGTGGTCCAGTTTTATAGATACGAGTGTATCCACCATTTCTATCTTTGTATTTTGGTCCTAATTCTTTAACCAATTTAACGATAGCATATTGATCATCTATTTTTAATTCTCTAACTGTTTTTTCAGCAATTCTTGTTGAATTTAAGTCACCTTTTTTTGCAAGAGTTATTAATTTTTCAACAGTTCTTCTGATTTCTTTAGCTTTAACGAGTGTCGTTTCAATTCTCTCATGCATAATAAGTTGAGTAGCTAAATCACGAATTAGAGCCTTACGATTAGCGCTATTACGATTAAGTTTAGTGTATCCTCTACTTGCCATAATTTCCTCCTATCGATTAGTGTTTAGCTAAGCTTAAATTCAATTCTTCAAGCTTTTGCTTAACTTCCTTCAATGATTTTTTACCAAGATTTCTAACCTTCATCATGTCTTCTTCTGTTTTTTCAATCAATTCAGATAAAGTATTGATACCTGCACGTTTTAAACAATTATATGAACGTACAGATAAGTCAAGGTCTTCAATTGGTTTTTCTAAATTTCTATTGCTTTCTTCAACTTCACGTTCAACCATAAAGTCTTCATCAGCTGCTTTTTCAGATAAATCAACAAATTCATTTAAGTGATCAATTAACATTTTAGATGCCAAACCTAAAGCATCTTTTGGTCCGATTGATTTATCAGTCCAAATTTCTAAAGTTAATTTATCATAATCTGCTTTATCTTCTACTCTTGTTTTTTCTACATCATATCTAGCGCGTGTGATTGGTGTATAAATACTATCAATTGAAATATCATTCACATCGTCTTTGTATTTTGCATTTTCAACTGCGCTGACATAGCCGTTGCCTTTTCTAGCCTTCATTGTCATTCTAAGAACGCCTTTATTAACACGGCAAATAAAATGATCTGGGTTTTTAACTTCGACTTCTTCATCAGCAATAATATCTGATGCATATACGTCTCTAGGTCCTTCAACTGAAATGTCTAAACGTTTTTCAACATTTGAATCTTCGTTATCAATTGAAAGGATAACACCTTTCAAGTTAAGAATAATGGTTGTTACATCTTCAACAACACCTTCAATAGGTGTAAACTCATGAACAACGCCTGTGATATTTACATTCACAATTGCAGCGCCTGGTAATGATGATAACAAAACTCTTCTTAACGAATTACCTAAAGTAATACCATAGCCTCTTTCAAGAGGTGAGATAGCAAATTGACCATAGTTATCTTCTAACTCAAGAATTTCGGTTTTAGGTTTTTCGAATTTTAAGCCCTTCATAATGACCTCCTAACCGCGTGGTCGTTTTGGTGGACGACAACCGTTATGAGGAACTGGTGTAACATCTTTAATTGCAGTAATCTCTAGTCCTGCTACTTGTAAACTTCTAATCGCTGCTTCTCTACCTGGTCCTGGCCCTTTAACTTCAACTTCTACTTTTAATACGCCATGATCCATAGCTGATTTAGCAGCTGCTTCAGAAGCCAATCCTGCTGCAAAAGGTGTAGACTTACGGCTACCTTTATAACCAATTGCACCAGCTGAACTCCAAGCTATTGCATTACCGCTTTTATCGGTAATAGTGATAATAGTGTTATTGAAAGTCGAATGAATATGTGCTACTCCCGATGGAATATTCTTTTTCACACGACGTTTTGTTTTAACATTTTTACGTGCCATTTTATTCAGTCTCCCTTCTTATTTTTTCTTATTAGCTACAGTTCTTCTTGGACCTTTACGTGTTCTAGCGTTGTTACGAGTGTTTTGTCCACGTGTTGGTAATCCTCTACGATGTCTTAGTCCACGATAACAGCCAATTTCACTTAAACGTTTGATGTTTAATGCAACTTCACGTCTTAAGTCACCTTCTACTGTAAATTTCTCTACTTGTTGTCTGATTTTTACGATATCTGAGTCAGATAAGTCTCTTACTCTTGTGTTTTCATCAATACCAGCAGCTGCTAAAATCTTTTCAGATCTTGTTCTACCAATACCATAAACATAAGTTAAAGCAACAACGACTCTTTTTTCTCTAGGAATATCTACTCCTGCTATTCTTGCCATAGTTTCCTCCTATTTCCCTTGTCTTTGTTTATGCTTTGGATTTTCACAAATGACATAAACTCTACCTTTTCTTTTAATGATTTTACATTTATCACAGATTTTTTTTACAGATGGTCTTACTTTCATACCATGATCCTCCTTAAAATCTTTCCATTATTAATTTAATTATTTCATACGATATGTGATACGTCCACGTGTTAGGTCGTAAGTTGACATTTCAACTTTCACTTTATCACCTGGTAAAATGCGTATGTAATGCATACGGATTTTACCAGAAACGTGTCCGATAATACGGTGTTGATTTTCTAGTTCGATTATAAATTTTGCGTTAGGTAGTACCTCAACAACAGTACCAACCATTTCAATTACATCGTCTTTTTTTGACAAACCAATCACTCCTTAACATTTGGTTAATATTTCGTAGCCAGTATCTGTAATCAATATTGAATGCTCAAAATGAGCAGATAATGACTTGTCTCTGGTTACAGCTGTCCAACCGTCAGCCAATACTTTTACATCTTTATTGCCTAAATTAATCATCGGTTCAATGGCTAATGTCATTCCCGATTTTAATCTAGGTCCTCTTCCAGGCAAACCATAATTTGGTATTTGTGGATCTTCATGAAGGTTTGAACCTAAACCATGACCTACAAATTCTCTTACAACCGAAAAACCTAATCCCTCAGCATATTTTTGAATCGCGTGGCTGATATCAGATAATCTGTTTCCAGCTTTTGCAAATTCTAAGCCCTTGAATAAAGATTCCTCTGTGCCTTTTAGAAGTCTTTTTGCATCATCAGATATTTCCCCGCATGCATAAGTCCAAGCAGAGTCGCCATGATATCCCTTATAAATCGCACCTATATCTACAGAGACGATATCGCCTTCTTTTAGAATGGTTGATTTAGATGGGATTCCATGAACAACTTCTTCATTGATCGATATGCATGCCGATGCGGGAAAACCATTATAGTTTTTAAAAGATGGTATTGCATCATGGTCACGAATAACCTTTTCAATCAAATCATCAAGTGCCTCAGTAGATATGCCAGGTTTAATAAAGTCTTTAGCCGCTTGATGGGCTAAGGCTACAATCTTACCAGCTTGTCTCATTAAAGCAATTTCTCTTTCAGATTTAAGTTTAATCATGCAATTCACCTAATTTAATTAAAATATCTTCAAATACTTGGTCACTAGGATTTTCACCATCAATGACCAATAATAAGTCTTTGTTTTCATAATAGTCAAGTAAGGGTTGTGTTTTGTTTTTATAGATTTGTAATCTATTTAAAACTGATTCTTTTAGGTCGTCTTTTCTTTGTATTAAAGAATGACCACAAACATCACAAACCCCATCTTTTTTTGGAGGATGATATTCTACGTGGTAAGTTTCACCACAATTTGAACATACTCTTCGTCCTGCCATTCGATCAGAAATAACATCATCATCAACATCAACATTGATAACAGCTGTTAGATGAATATTTAAAGTATTTAACATTTCATCTAAAGCTTCAGCTTGAGCAATGGTTCTTGGAAAGCCATCCAACATAAATCCATTAGGATATTCATGCTTTTGTAATACTTCCCATACTATGTCATTTGTCATCTTATCTGGCACAAGATTGCCTTGATCTAAATATTTTTTTGCTTCTTGACCAATTTCAGAACCCTTTTTTATTTCGTCACGATAGATATCGCCAGTTGAAATATGGGTTAATGAGAAATGATCAAGTATTTTTTTTGCTTGGGTCCCCTTGCCAGCGCCAGGTTTCCCCATAATCAGTAAGTTAATCATGATACTATCTCATAAAGCCAGCGTAAGCTTTTTCTTGAGTATCAGCTTCAATTTGTTTAGCTGTTTCAAGTGCCACACCAACAATAATCAATAATGATGTTCCTCCGATTTGAGCGTAATTGTGTCCTAAAATCATTGATGTAATGATTGGTAAAGAAGCAACTACAACTAAATAAAATGCCCCAACAACAGTCACTCTAAATAGTGTTTTAGTAATATGTGCTTCAGTTTCTTTTCCAGGTCTTACCCCAGGAATATATGCGTTTTGTTTGTTTAAGTTTTCAGCAATATCTTCTGGTTTCACTAAAATAAATGAATAGAAGAATGTGAATACAAAAATTAAAAGAACATATAATACAAAACCTATTGGTTCAGTATAAGTAAATATTTGTTGGAACCAATTAAGGGTTCTTGATGTTTCAACGGTTGCGTTAGAAACATAACCAATGACTGTCAATGGTAAAGATAAGATAATTGAAGCGAAGATAACTGGAATAACACCAGCAGTATTCAACTTAATAGGGATATTTGAATCCGTTTTACCTTTAAATTTACTTGTGCTTGGTCTGTTTGCGTATTGAATAGGGATTTTTCTTTCAGCAATTTGCATGTAAGTAACACCTACTAATACAATCACAAACATTAAGACGCTGACACCAAACAATAGGTAACCACCAAATTGTCCTTGAACAGCAGATGCTGCACCTTGTAACATTGCATTTGGATCAGCAATATAATATTGAACCAATGATACGATAGTACCAGGGAATGAAATAATAATCCCGGCAACGATCAACATTGATGTTCCGTTACCAACACCCTTTAGGGTTAATTGGTCGGCAATCCAAATCATTAATGCTGTACCAGCAGTTAAAACAACTGCGATATAGAAGTAAACGATGAACCATAGGTTTCTACCACCTAAGGTTGCCCAAGTAATTGCTTCTGTTGTAAACAATCCTACGTTGGCACCATCAAAAGCAAAGGTCATTGCAATTGCTTGTACAAAAGCAAGTGCGATTGCTAAATAACGTGTAAATCTTGCGATTTTCTT harbors:
- a CDS encoding CBS domain-containing protein is translated as MNKEDKFIEIYNQLDTYLRIKYFNDNPSYTSYSKKIFYIKNHKLEPIMQNEHYFDILKKAGEIRNIVAHNNNIIVPSDEFLNEFSNLVDRISKAKRVDQIMTPYSHLQTKDYQDRLKDVIELIANKGYNAIPIINNHQFVGMFTEKTIFDYLSISDRIIDKEMFIKEMHEVIDLDGKPRAYFKFIPRNLSIDQAYDIFTQDFKGKHQLLLLLVTENGIKTEKFLGIVALRDLKNELY
- the rplQ gene encoding 50S ribosomal protein L17 is translated as MASRGYTKLNRNSANRKALIRDLATQLIMHERIETTLVKAKEIRRTVEKLITLAKKGDLNSTRIAEKTVRELKIDDQYAIVKLVKELGPKYKDRNGGYTRIYKTGPRLGDASPMAIIELV
- a CDS encoding DNA-directed RNA polymerase subunit alpha, translated to MKGLKFEKPKTEILELEDNYGQFAISPLERGYGITLGNSLRRVLLSSLPGAAIVNVNITGVVHEFTPIEGVVEDVTTIILNLKGVILSIDNEDSNVEKRLDISVEGPRDVYASDIIADEEVEVKNPDHFICRVNKGVLRMTMKARKGNGYVSAVENAKYKDDVNDISIDSIYTPITRARYDVEKTRVEDKADYDKLTLEIWTDKSIGPKDALGLASKMLIDHLNEFVDLSEKAADEDFMVEREVEESNRNLEKPIEDLDLSVRSYNCLKRAGINTLSELIEKTEEDMMKVRNLGKKSLKEVKQKLEELNLSLAKH
- the rpsK gene encoding 30S ribosomal protein S11, which translates into the protein MARKNVKTKRRVKKNIPSGVAHIHSTFNNTIITITDKSGNAIAWSSAGAIGYKGSRKSTPFAAGLASEAAAKSAMDHGVLKVEVEVKGPGPGREAAIRSLQVAGLEITAIKDVTPVPHNGCRPPKRPRG
- the rpsM gene encoding 30S ribosomal protein S13 → MARIAGVDIPREKRVVVALTYVYGIGRTRSEKILAAAGIDENTRVRDLSDSDIVKIRQQVEKFTVEGDLRREVALNIKRLSEIGCYRGLRHRRGLPTRGQNTRNNARTRKGPRRTVANKKK
- the rpmJ gene encoding 50S ribosomal protein L36, which gives rise to MKVRPSVKKICDKCKIIKRKGRVYVICENPKHKQRQGK
- the infA gene encoding translation initiation factor IF-1, which gives rise to MSKKDDVIEMVGTVVEVLPNAKFIIELENQHRIIGHVSGKIRMHYIRILPGDKVKVEMSTYDLTRGRITYRMK
- the map gene encoding type I methionyl aminopeptidase, encoding MIKLKSEREIALMRQAGKIVALAHQAAKDFIKPGISTEALDDLIEKVIRDHDAIPSFKNYNGFPASACISINEEVVHGIPSKSTILKEGDIVSVDIGAIYKGYHGDSAWTYACGEISDDAKRLLKGTEESLFKGLEFAKAGNRLSDISHAIQKYAEGLGFSVVREFVGHGLGSNLHEDPQIPNYGLPGRGPRLKSGMTLAIEPMINLGNKDVKVLADGWTAVTRDKSLSAHFEHSILITDTGYEILTKC
- a CDS encoding adenylate kinase is translated as MINLLIMGKPGAGKGTQAKKILDHFSLTHISTGDIYRDEIKKGSEIGQEAKKYLDQGNLVPDKMTNDIVWEVLQKHEYPNGFMLDGFPRTIAQAEALDEMLNTLNIHLTAVINVDVDDDVISDRMAGRRVCSNCGETYHVEYHPPKKDGVCDVCGHSLIQRKDDLKESVLNRLQIYKNKTQPLLDYYENKDLLLVIDGENPSDQVFEDILIKLGELHD
- the secY gene encoding preprotein translocase subunit SecY, which codes for MDTIKKIFGNKEVLKKIGFTLFIFFIFHLLTKVTIPLVDKTAFGAAFDGNGFLGIANSISGGALRNYSVVALGISPYITASIIVQLLQMDIVPFLKEWGEEGEVGKKKIARFTRYLAIALAFVQAIAMTFAFDGANVGLFTTEAITWATLGGRNLWFIVYFYIAVVLTAGTALMIWIADQLTLKGVGNGTSMLIVAGIIISFPGTIVSLVQYYIADPNAMLQGAASAVQGQFGGYLLFGVSVLMFVIVLVGVTYMQIAERKIPIQYANRPSTSKFKGKTDSNIPIKLNTAGVIPVIFASIILSLPLTVIGYVSNATVETSRTLNWFQQIFTYTEPIGFVLYVLLIFVFTFFYSFILVKPEDIAENLNKQNAYIPGVRPGKETEAHITKTLFRVTVVGAFYLVVVASLPIITSMILGHNYAQIGGTSLLIIVGVALETAKQIEADTQEKAYAGFMR